Proteins encoded by one window of Channa argus isolate prfri chromosome 1, Channa argus male v1.0, whole genome shotgun sequence:
- the abcg8 gene encoding ATP-binding cassette sub-family G member 8 isoform X1 has protein sequence MDTDIDNGFNYRKGSSQHQDTELFSSEEDSSLYFTYSGGCNELEVNNLQYEVDTAAQIPWYERLSEFKMPWEMKGNKQTAINKLSLRVRSGQMLAVIGSSGCGKTSLLDILTCRDEGGKVKSGQILINGKPNTRQLVRKSIAHVRQDDRLLPHLTVRETLIFVAKLRLPAHFTQVQRDQRVDDVIAELRLRQCAHTRVGNDYVRGVSGGERRRVSIAVQLLWNPGILILDEPTSGLDSFTAHNLVITLSRLARGNRLVLLSVHQPRSDIFQLFDLVVLLSSGSAVYCGAARDMVPYFTALGYPCPRYCNPSDFYVDLISIDRRSPEREAECLERARVLAEQFMEKVRDNKDYMWKPAETNTSPAQTESPKPPSKTESEEVITIFKQRNRLPGRLHQFTILVRRHMYNDFRDLVTILVHGFEALLMSLLVGCLYYGAGDSRLSIQDTVALLYMIGALTPFAVVLDVIAKCHTERAMLYHELEDGMYSVTSYFFAKILGELPEHCVFTLVYGLPIYWLAGLNEAPDRFLLNFLLVWLMVYCSRAMALFVAAALPTLQTSAFMGNALFTVFYLTGGFVINMENMWFVATWLSYASFMRWGFEGMLQVQFRGNKYPVSIGNITINVDGIHVVEAMNMNQYPLYSCYLVLLAVCLGFMVLYYLCLKFIKQKSSQDW, from the exons ATGGACACAGACATAGACAATGGTTTTAATTACAGAAAGGGCTCCTCACAG CATCAGGACACAGAGCTGTTCTCGTCTGAAGAAGACAGCAGTCTCTACTTCACCTACAGTGGAGGATGCAATGAGCTTGAGGTCAACAACCTGCAATATGAG GTGGACACAGCGGCTCAAATCCCCTGGTATGAGAGGTTGTCAGAGTTCAAGATGCCATGGGAGATGAAAGGAAACAAGCAGACAGCCATCAACAAGCTCAGCCTCCGAGTCCGCAGTGGTCAAATGCTGGCTGTCATTGGCAGCTCAG GTTGCGGCAAAACATCTCTGTTGGACATACTAACATGTCGGGACGAAGGCGGCAAAGTAAAGTCCGGACAGATTCTGATTAACGGGAAGCCCAACACACGCCAGCTGGTGAGGAAAAGCATTGCTCATGTCCGTCAAGATGACCGCCTTCTTCCTCACCTCACTGTCCGCGAGACTCTCATCTTTGTTGCCAAACTGAGGCTCCCTGCCCACTTCACACAAGTTCAGAGGGACCAGAGG GTGGATGATGTCATCGCAGAGCTGCGACTGCGGCAGTGTGCCCACACCAGGGTAGGAAACGACTATGTGAGAGGAGTttctggaggagagaggaggagagtcaGTATAGCTGTCCAACTTCTGTGGAACCCTG gtaTTTTGATCTTGGATGAGCCCACATCAGGTTTGGATAGTTTCACTGCCCACAACCTGGTGATTACGTTGTCCCGCCTGGCCCGGGGAAACCGTCTTGTCCTGCTGTCAGTCCACCAGCCTCGATCAGACATCTTCCAGCTCTTTGATCTCGTTGTCCTGCTGTCATCGGGTTCGGCCGTTTACTGTGGTGCTGCTCGTGATATGGTGCCCTATTTCACTGCCCTGGGATACCCCTGCCCACGATACTGCAACCCCTCTGACTTCTATG TTGATTTGATCAGTATAGACCGACGCAGTCCGGAACGAGAGGCCGAGTGTTTAGAGCGGGCCAGAGTTCTGGCTGAGCAGTTCATGGAAAAGGTCAGAGACAACAAAGATTACATGTGGAAACCTGCTGAGACCAACACATCCCCAGCACAAACTGAAAG CCCTAAGCCACCCAGCAAGACAGAAAGTGAGGAAGTAATCACTATTTTCAAGCAACGAAACAGGCTGCCTGGCAGACTACATCAATTTACCATCCTCGTCAG gcGTCACATGTATAATGACTTTAGAGACCTTGTCACCATACTGGTCCACGGCTTCGAGGCCCTCCTCATGTCACTGCTGGTAGGCTGTCTCTACTACGGGGCGGGGGATTCACGTCTGTCCATTCAGGACACAGTGGCCCTCCTCTACATGATCGGAGCTCTCACCCCATTTGCTGTGGTGCTGGATGTCATAGCGAAAT GTCACACAGAGAGAGCCATGCTTTACCACGAGCTGGAGGATGGCATGTACTCCGTCACCTCCTACTTCTTCGCCAAG ATCCTGGGGGAGTTACCAGAGCACTGTGTGTTCACTTTGGTCTATGGGCTGCCCATCTACTGGCTTGCCGGGCTTAACGAGGCTCCGGACCGTTTCCTGCTCAATTTCCTGCTGGTGTGGCTGATGGTTTACTGCAGCCGAGCCATGGCTCTGTTTGTGGCTGCTGCATTGCCCACTCTGCAGACCTCAGCCTTCATGGGCAATGCTTTGTTCACAGTCTTCTACTTGACTGGAGGATTTGTCATCAACATGGAGAATATGTGGTTTG TGGCCACATGGCTCTCTTACGCCTCCTTCATGCGCTGGGGTTTTGAGGGCATGCTGCAGGTGCAGTTCAGAGGAAACAAATACCCCGTCAGCATTGGAAACATAACAATCAATGTTGACGGCATAcat gtAGTGGAGGCCATGAATATGAACCAGTACCCTTTGTACTCGTGCTATCTGGTCCTGCTGGCAGTCTGTCTGGGGTTCATGGTTCTCTATTACTTGTGCCTTAAATTCATCAAACAAAAGTCCAGTCAAGACTGGTGA
- the abcg8 gene encoding ATP-binding cassette sub-family G member 8 isoform X2 — MPWEMKGNKQTAINKLSLRVRSGQMLAVIGSSGCGKTSLLDILTCRDEGGKVKSGQILINGKPNTRQLVRKSIAHVRQDDRLLPHLTVRETLIFVAKLRLPAHFTQVQRDQRVDDVIAELRLRQCAHTRVGNDYVRGVSGGERRRVSIAVQLLWNPGILILDEPTSGLDSFTAHNLVITLSRLARGNRLVLLSVHQPRSDIFQLFDLVVLLSSGSAVYCGAARDMVPYFTALGYPCPRYCNPSDFYVDLISIDRRSPEREAECLERARVLAEQFMEKVRDNKDYMWKPAETNTSPAQTESPKPPSKTESEEVITIFKQRNRLPGRLHQFTILVRRHMYNDFRDLVTILVHGFEALLMSLLVGCLYYGAGDSRLSIQDTVALLYMIGALTPFAVVLDVIAKCHTERAMLYHELEDGMYSVTSYFFAKILGELPEHCVFTLVYGLPIYWLAGLNEAPDRFLLNFLLVWLMVYCSRAMALFVAAALPTLQTSAFMGNALFTVFYLTGGFVINMENMWFVATWLSYASFMRWGFEGMLQVQFRGNKYPVSIGNITINVDGIHVVEAMNMNQYPLYSCYLVLLAVCLGFMVLYYLCLKFIKQKSSQDW, encoded by the exons ATGCCATGGGAGATGAAAGGAAACAAGCAGACAGCCATCAACAAGCTCAGCCTCCGAGTCCGCAGTGGTCAAATGCTGGCTGTCATTGGCAGCTCAG GTTGCGGCAAAACATCTCTGTTGGACATACTAACATGTCGGGACGAAGGCGGCAAAGTAAAGTCCGGACAGATTCTGATTAACGGGAAGCCCAACACACGCCAGCTGGTGAGGAAAAGCATTGCTCATGTCCGTCAAGATGACCGCCTTCTTCCTCACCTCACTGTCCGCGAGACTCTCATCTTTGTTGCCAAACTGAGGCTCCCTGCCCACTTCACACAAGTTCAGAGGGACCAGAGG GTGGATGATGTCATCGCAGAGCTGCGACTGCGGCAGTGTGCCCACACCAGGGTAGGAAACGACTATGTGAGAGGAGTttctggaggagagaggaggagagtcaGTATAGCTGTCCAACTTCTGTGGAACCCTG gtaTTTTGATCTTGGATGAGCCCACATCAGGTTTGGATAGTTTCACTGCCCACAACCTGGTGATTACGTTGTCCCGCCTGGCCCGGGGAAACCGTCTTGTCCTGCTGTCAGTCCACCAGCCTCGATCAGACATCTTCCAGCTCTTTGATCTCGTTGTCCTGCTGTCATCGGGTTCGGCCGTTTACTGTGGTGCTGCTCGTGATATGGTGCCCTATTTCACTGCCCTGGGATACCCCTGCCCACGATACTGCAACCCCTCTGACTTCTATG TTGATTTGATCAGTATAGACCGACGCAGTCCGGAACGAGAGGCCGAGTGTTTAGAGCGGGCCAGAGTTCTGGCTGAGCAGTTCATGGAAAAGGTCAGAGACAACAAAGATTACATGTGGAAACCTGCTGAGACCAACACATCCCCAGCACAAACTGAAAG CCCTAAGCCACCCAGCAAGACAGAAAGTGAGGAAGTAATCACTATTTTCAAGCAACGAAACAGGCTGCCTGGCAGACTACATCAATTTACCATCCTCGTCAG gcGTCACATGTATAATGACTTTAGAGACCTTGTCACCATACTGGTCCACGGCTTCGAGGCCCTCCTCATGTCACTGCTGGTAGGCTGTCTCTACTACGGGGCGGGGGATTCACGTCTGTCCATTCAGGACACAGTGGCCCTCCTCTACATGATCGGAGCTCTCACCCCATTTGCTGTGGTGCTGGATGTCATAGCGAAAT GTCACACAGAGAGAGCCATGCTTTACCACGAGCTGGAGGATGGCATGTACTCCGTCACCTCCTACTTCTTCGCCAAG ATCCTGGGGGAGTTACCAGAGCACTGTGTGTTCACTTTGGTCTATGGGCTGCCCATCTACTGGCTTGCCGGGCTTAACGAGGCTCCGGACCGTTTCCTGCTCAATTTCCTGCTGGTGTGGCTGATGGTTTACTGCAGCCGAGCCATGGCTCTGTTTGTGGCTGCTGCATTGCCCACTCTGCAGACCTCAGCCTTCATGGGCAATGCTTTGTTCACAGTCTTCTACTTGACTGGAGGATTTGTCATCAACATGGAGAATATGTGGTTTG TGGCCACATGGCTCTCTTACGCCTCCTTCATGCGCTGGGGTTTTGAGGGCATGCTGCAGGTGCAGTTCAGAGGAAACAAATACCCCGTCAGCATTGGAAACATAACAATCAATGTTGACGGCATAcat gtAGTGGAGGCCATGAATATGAACCAGTACCCTTTGTACTCGTGCTATCTGGTCCTGCTGGCAGTCTGTCTGGGGTTCATGGTTCTCTATTACTTGTGCCTTAAATTCATCAAACAAAAGTCCAGTCAAGACTGGTGA
- the abcg5 gene encoding ATP-binding cassette sub-family G member 5, whose protein sequence is MNRFYSMQVVEPENGTKVRESFKFVTEGKQDGQRDGGEERSELSCYLSVSKISYTVSERVGPWWDLPSYRRRWTRQILNDVSFHVDSGEIMGILGNSGSGKTTLLDAISGRIGNRGRLLGEVFINGRKLKREEYQDCFSYVLQSDNLLSYLTVEETLTYTAQLSLRKHSAEAIKKKVSTVMAELSLSHVAHSVIGGRVFPGISGGERRRVSIAGQLLQDPRVVLLDEPTTGLDSMTANQIVALLAELARRNRIVIVTIHQPRSELFKVFSRIAIMSRGELVFCGQPEEMVDFFSQCGYECPEYCNPFDIYVDFTSVDTRSSDREAATFSRMHEITSSYQRSTIYQRMLVKVEQSLQQADKPSIPFKSKESPSSAAKLQVLLRRTLRNLSRDRMGVLMRLSQNLIYGLFVAFFVMHLDDDVTKGAVQDRIGIIYQSVGASPYTGMLNAVALFPALRAISDQETQDGLYSKWQMFLAYIFHILPFSILSIIIFTSFLYWTVGMHPDSLRFLCFTAVVLVPHIIGELLTVVLLGVVQDPNMVNTGVALLNIAGIMVGSGFLRSTQHMPIVFQWLSYLTFQKYSCELLIVTEFHGLDFTCNTSRPLPGACLVTHGSQIIDEGYPGALSRYTLDFVLLYSFLPALLLLGMISFKIRDKLVRH, encoded by the exons ATGAACAGATTTTATTCAATGCAAGTGGTAGAGCCAGAAAACGGGACCAAAGTTAGAGAGTCCTTTAAGTTTGTGACGGAGGGAAAGCAGGATGGACAGAGAGATGGCGGAGAGGAGCGATCAGAGCTCTCCTGTTATCTCAGTGTCAGCAAGATCTCCTACACAGTCAG TGAACGTGTGGGTCCATGGTGGGATTTACCCTCCTACAGGAGGCGATGGACTCGTCAGATTCTCAACGATGTCTCCTTCCATGTAGACAGTGGGGAGATCATGGGCATACTGGGCAATTCAG GCTCAGGGAAGACCACACTATTAGATGCCATCTCTGGGAGGATTGGAAATCGCGGTAGACTGTTGGGTGAAGTCTTCATTAATGGAAGGAAACTGAAGAGAGAAGAGTATCAGGACTGTTTTTCCTATGTACTGCAG aGTGATAACTTGTTGAGTTATCTGACAGTGGAGGAGACCCTGACCTACACAGCCCAGCTGTCCCTGAGGAAACACTCAGCAGAAGCTATCAAGAAAAAG GTGTCGACAGTGATGGCAGAGCTAAGTCTGAGTCATGTGGCCCACAGTGTTATCGGAGGTCGCGTTTTTCCAGGGATCTCTGggggtgagaggaggagggtCTCCATCGCCGGTCAGCTACTTCAAGACCCAA GGGTGGTCCTATTGGATGAGCCAACAACTGGTCTGGACAGCATGACAGCCAATCAGATTGTGGCGCTGCTGGCAGAACTGGCACGGAGGAACCGTATTGTCATTGTAACAATCCACCAACCACGCTCAGAGCTCTTTAAG GTGTTCAGCAGGATAGCCATAATGAGCCGTGGAGAGCTTGTGTTCTGTGGCCAGCCAGAAGAGATGGTGGACTTCTTCAGTCAATGTGGATATGAGTGTCCAGAGTACTGCAACCCCTTTGATATCTATG TGGACTTCACCTCAGTGGACACACGCAGCAGCGACAGGGAGGCAGCCACATTTAGCCGCATGCATGAGATCACGTCGTCCTATCAGAGGTCGACCATATATCAGAGGATGCTGGTAAAAGTGGAACAGAGCCTGCAGCAGGCAGACAAACCATCAATCCCCTTTAAAAGCAAAGAGTCACCCAGCAGCGCAGCCAAACTTCAAGTTCTGCTCAG GCGGACATTAAGGAACCTGTCCAGAGATAGGATGGGTGTTCTCATGCGTCTGTCTCAGAACCTGATCTATGGTCTCTTTGTGGCCTTCTTCGTCATGCATTTAGACGACGACGTCACCAAGGGTGCTGTGCAGGACCGCATTGGCATCATCTATCAGAGCGTTGGTGCTTCGCCCTACACTGGCATGCTGAACGCTGTAGCTCTCT TCCCAGCATTGCGAGCCATCAGTGATCAAGAGACTCAGGATggtttgtacagtaaatggcAAATGTTCTTAGCCTACATCTTCCACATCCTGCCTTTCAGCATCCTGAGTATAATAATCTTCACCTCCTTCCTTTATTG GACGGTGGGGATGCACCCTGACAGCTTACGTTTCCTGTGTTTCACTGCTGTCGTCCTGGTACCACATATTATAG GTGAGCTGCTCACTGTGGTGCTACTAGGTGTGGTCCAAGACCCTAATATGGTCAACACTGGAGTAGCTCTGCTCAATATTGCAGGGATCATGGTGGGATCGGGCTTCCTAAG GAGTACTCAGCATATGCCCATAGTCTTCCAGTGGCTCAGCTACCTGACCTTCCAGAAGTACAGCTGTGAGCTGCTCATAGTCACAGAGTTCCATGGACTTGACTTCACGTGCA ATACTTCCAGACCTTTGCCGGGAGCCTGTCTTGTCACTCATGGGAGTCAGATCATTGATGAGGGGTATCCTGGTGCTCTGTCCAGATACACGCTTGATTTTGTTCTCCTGTATTCCTTCCTCCCTGctcttctgttgctgggcatgATCAGCTTCAAGATCAGAGACAAGCTTGTGCGTCACTAA